A genomic region of Lates calcarifer isolate ASB-BC8 linkage group LG9, TLL_Latcal_v3, whole genome shotgun sequence contains the following coding sequences:
- the nrarpa gene encoding notch-regulated ankyrin repeat-containing protein A: MSQADVSTCSAPQRVFQEAVKKGNTKELHSLLQNMTNCEFNVNSFGPEGQTALHQSVIDGNLELVKLLVKFGADIRLANREGWSALHIAAFGGHQDIVLYLITKAKYSSGAR; this comes from the coding sequence ATGAGCCAGGCGGATGTGTCGACTTGCTCCGCGCCGCAGAGGGTTTTCCAGGAGGCGGTGAAGAAAGGCAACACCAAGGAGCTCCACTCGTTGCTGCAGAACATGACAAACTGCGAGTTCAACGTCAACTCCTTCGGGCCGGAAGGACAGACGGCCCTCCACCAGTCCGTCATTGACGGGAACCTGGAGCTGGTAAAACTGCTGGTGAAGTTTGGCGCAGATATCCGGCTGGCCAACAGGGAAGGGTGGAGCGCTTTACACATCGCCGCCTTCGGGGGCCACCAAGACATTGTGCTATACCTCATCACCAAGGCCAAGTACTCCTCTGGCGCCCGGTGA